One region of Solanum pennellii chromosome 6, SPENNV200 genomic DNA includes:
- the LOC107021353 gene encoding glutaredoxin, whose protein sequence is MSLAKAKEIVSGNPVAVFSKTYCPFCVSVKDLLSKLGATFKAVELDSEKDGSEIQAALAEWTGQRTVPNVFIGGKHIGGCDATTALHREGKLVPLLTEAGAIAKTSTA, encoded by the exons ATGTCACTTGCCAAGGCTAAGGAAATTGTTTCTGGAAATCCAGTTGCGGTCTTCAG CAAGACGTATTGTCCCTTCTGTGTCAGCGTCAAGGATTTGTTGTCGAAGCTCGGTGCTACTTTTAAGGCTGTTGAGTTAGATTCTGAAA AGGATGGAAGTGAGATCCAGGCTGCACTGGCTGAGTGGACTGGTCAGCGAACTGTGCCAAACGTCTTCATAGGCGGAAAGCACATTGGTGGCTGTGACG CGACAACTGCGTTGCACAGGGAAGGGAAGCTTGTTCCTCTGCTAACTGAGGCTGGAGCAATTGCTAAAACTTCTACAGCTTAG
- the LOC107021923 gene encoding uncharacterized protein LOC107021923, whose product MAALKHNAYLNNHWTPDEQSALEELLVKYSSDNEMHRYAKIAMHLKDKCLRDVILRCRWMSKNRKQGSDHISNKEKLTDLMPKLTNYANAPPNAQAILPMDSNGEIFYQAIGGPTGMLLEQNAQALDQISANFAACEIQENINLLWQTQSNIFNVINNLNDISEMNLMPPLPIRLNEELANSILQQPPPVQENS is encoded by the exons ATGGCGGCACTCAAGCACAATGCATACCTCAACAATCACTGGACTCCTGATGAACAATCTGCTCTTGAAGAATTGCTTGTCAA ATACTCATCTGACAATGAAATGCATCGTTATGCTAAAATTGCGATGCACTTAAAAGACAAATGTTTACGAGATGTAATATTGAGATGTAGATGGATGAGT AAAAATAGGAAGCAAGGAAGTGATCATATTTCAAACAAG gAAAAGCTTACAGATCTTATGccaaaattaactaattacgcAAATGCTCCTCCCAATGCTCAAGCTATTTTACCAATGGATAGTAATGGTGAAATTTTCTACCAAG CCATTGGTGGTCCCACTGGGATGCTTCTTGAACAAAATGCTCAGGCATTGGATCAAATTTCTGCTAACTTTGCCGCTTGTGAG ATCCAGGAAAACATCAACCTTCTCTGGCAAACTCAAAGTAATATCTTCAATGTTATAAATAA CTTAAATGACATTTCAGAGATGAATCTGATGCCTCCACTCCCTATACGGCTAAACGAAGAGCTCGCCAACTCAATCCTTCAGCAACCACCACCAGTTCAAGAAAATTCATGA
- the LOC107021051 gene encoding UDP-galactose/UDP-glucose transporter 5-like isoform X2: MYEKYTCKRTIEEKIMRVPYGPNKDYFIYSLFLVFCNRITTSAVSAGVLLASKKALDPVAPLHKYCLVSVSNILTTTCQYEALKYVSFPVQTLAKCAKMIPVMIWGTIIMQKKYKGQDYFVAFLVTLGCSLFILYPAEGDTIPYSREMESTIWGVSLMMGYLGFDGFTSTFQDKLFKGYDMEIHTQIFYTTVCSCLLSFTGMIMQGNLLMAIDFVSCHHDCFFDIALLSTVATASQFFISYTIRTFGALTFATIMTTRQLLSILLSCLWFGHPLSWEQCIGAVIVFGALYARSFLNNTQKKPPLSLEKTENRASSPPKGNP, encoded by the exons ATGTATGAGAAATATACATGCAAAAGAACTATTGAG GAAAAGATCATGAGAGTTCCTTATGGACCAAACAAAGACTATTTTATATACTCATTATTTCTTGTCTTCTGCAATCGGATTACCACCTCTGCAGTCTCTGCTGGAGTTCTATTG GCAAGTAAGAAGGCATTGGACCCCGTAGCTCCACTCCATAAGTATTGTCTTGTTTCTGTGTCTAACATCCTTACAACAACTTGTCAGTACGAG GCTCTCAAATACGTCAGCTTTCCTGTTCAAACCCTGGCAAAATGTGCCAAGATGATACCTGTAATG ATCTGGGGCACTATCATCATGCAAAAGAAGTACAAAGGACAGGACTATTTCGTGGCATTCCTAGTCACACTTGGCTGTTCATTATTTATTCTATATCCG GCAGAAGGGGACACTATCCCATACAGTAGAGAAATGGAGAGCACCATTTGGGGAGTCTCTCTTATGATGGGCTATCTTGG GTTTGATGGATTTACGAGCACATTCCAGGATAAACTTTTTAAAGGCTATGATATGGAAATACACACGCAGATATTCTACACAACCGTCTGTTCTTGTCTTCTTAGTTTCACTG GTATGATTATGCAAGGCAATCTTCTCATGGCAATTGATTTCGTATCTTGCCATCATGATTGTTTCTTTGATATTGCTCTGCTTTCGACT GTAGCAACAGCTAGTCAATTCTTCATTTCGTACACAATCCGCACATTTGGTGCTCTAACCTTTGCAACCATAATGACCACAAGACAG TTGTTGAGCATTTTGCTGTCATGCTTGTGGTTTGGCCATCCCCTCAGCTGGGAGCAATGCATTGGAGCT gTCATTGTGTTTGGGGCCCTTTATGCAAGAAGCTTCTTAAATAATACTCAAAAGAAACCACCGTTAAGTTTGGAGAAGACAGAAAATAGAGCTTCAAGTCCACCAAAAGGAAATCCATAG
- the LOC107021924 gene encoding exocyst complex component EXO70H1-like, with protein sequence MKPFFSSSKSSSSSTSFCESLMEETIQNSQSIINKWDLDASSISTSTSYNRVANLFRDNPLEAKHLLESVNDLQHAMQFIIKDKSTSKLLVRAHNLIQIAIKRLQKEFYTILSGSSYFLDHETMSSSRTSKSSMEDEVSESVMADLKAIADCMIAAGYGRECVKLYKVNRKSVIDQTLFYLGIEKLNSYQVQKMDWELMETKIKNWLSSVKIAVTALFRGERILCNYVFSSSVNIRDSCFSEIANDGALTLFLFPEMVMKFKKLSPEKMFRVLDMYEILCELWDELESIFTFDSMAVVKAQAMASLSKLGDAIRAMLSDFEIAVQKDSSKVVVGGGIHPLTRYVMNYLVFLGDYSGAISDIIVDYSPMSIQMLSESCYLSPTSGDGDSPSSPIVVRLTWLVLVLLCKLNGKAQLYKDVGLSYLFLANNLNYVVLKVRESNLKLLLGSEWISKHEMKVKEYMSKYERTGWSKVVTSIPENLTMEISPSKVKEYFFKFNSSFEEVYRKQTSWVIPDPKLRDHVKISLASKIISIYQAFYEMYQGELDIGTESIVRFAPDDLQNYLSDLFLGASFSDSSMGRSGSYSPSVSTSTSQDR encoded by the coding sequence aTGAAGCCCTTTTTCTcatcatcaaaatcatcatcatcatccaccTCTTTTTGTGAATCTTTAATGGAAGAAACAATACAAAATTCTCAATCAATTATCAACAAATGGGATCTCGACGCTTCCTCTATCTCTACATCTACCTCTTATAACAGAGTCGCGAATCTCTTCCGCGACAATCCTTTAGAAGCCAAACACCTTCTTGAATCCGTTAACGACTTACAACACGCGATGCAGTTCATTATTAAAGATAAATCTACCTCTAAACTACTCGTTCGAGCTCATAATCTCATTCAAATTGCTATTAAGAGACTCCAGAAAGAATTCTACACCATTTTATCAGGTAGTAGCTACTTCCTTGATCACGAAACAATGTcgtcatcaagaacttcaaaatCATCTATGGAAGACGAAGTTTCGGAAAGTGTCATGGCTGATTTGAAAGCAATTGCTGATTGTATGATTGCGGCTGGTTATGGAAGAGAATGTGTAAAATTGTACAAAGTTAATCGAAAATCAGTGATTGATCAGACTCTGTTTTACTTAGGGATTGAAAAATTGAATTCTTACCAAGTTCAGAAAATGGATTGGGAATTAATGGAAACGAAAATCAAGAATTGGTTAAGTTCTGTTAAGATTGCTGTCACTGCTCTGTTTCGCGGAGAACGAATACTCTGTAATTATGTATTCTCTTCCTCTGTTAACATTAGAGATTCATGTTTCTCCGAGATTGCTAACGATGGTGCTTTAACTCTGTTCTTGTTCCCGGAaatggtgatgaagttcaaaaAGTTATCTCCAGAGAAAATGTTTAGAGTTTTGGATATGTATGAGATTCTTTGTGAGCTCTGGGATGAGCTCGAATCGATATTCACATTTGATTCAATGGCGGTAGTCAAAGCTCAGGCAATGGCATCACTGAGTAAGCTCGGTGATGCCATTAGAGCTATGTTGTCTGACTTTGAAATCGCCGTTCAAAAAGATTCCTCGAAGGTGGTGGTTGGTGGTGGAATTCACCCGTTAACTCGATATGTTATGAACTATCTTGTTTtccttggtgattatagtggcgCGATTTCTGATATAATTGTTGATTACTCTCCAATGTCAATACAAATGTTGTCGGAGTCTTGCTACTTGAGTCCTACATCTGGGGACGGGGACTCTCCGTCCTCACCCATTGTGGTACGGCTCACGTGGCTCGTGCTCGTCCTTCTATGTAAGCTCAATGGTAAAGCACAACTATATAAGGATGTAGGGTTGTCCTATTTGTTCCTAGCGAACAACTTAAACTACGTCGTTTTGAAGGTTAGGGAATCGAACTTGAAGCTTCTTCTTGGATCCGAATGGATTTCAAAGCACGAAATGAAGGTGAAGGAGTATATGTCAAAGTACGAGAGGACAGGGTGGAGCAAAGTAGTTACATCAATACCCGAGAATCTTACGATGGAAATATCACCGTCTAAAGTGAAGGAATACTTCTTCAAATTCAACTCGAGTTTTGAGGAGGTGTATCGAAAACAAACTTCATGGGTCATACCTGACCCGAAACTCCGTGACCACGTCAAAATATCATTGGCTAGTAAGATTATTTCGATATATCAAGCTTTTTACGAGATGTATCAAGGAGAACTGGACATCGGGACGGAGTCAATTGTCCGATTTGCCCCCGATGATTTACAAAATTACTTATCGGATTTATTTCTTGGTGCTAGTTTTTCAGACTCTAGTATGGGGCGGAGCGGGTCATATTCACCGTCcgtgtcaacatcaacatcacaaGATCGATAA
- the LOC107021051 gene encoding UDP-galactose/UDP-glucose transporter 5B-like isoform X1, producing the protein MDMAESLSAPLKDNKLFKGVFAVGGIMSTLVIYGILQEKIMRVPYGPNKDYFIYSLFLVFCNRITTSAVSAGVLLASKKALDPVAPLHKYCLVSVSNILTTTCQYEALKYVSFPVQTLAKCAKMIPVMIWGTIIMQKKYKGQDYFVAFLVTLGCSLFILYPAEGDTIPYSREMESTIWGVSLMMGYLGFDGFTSTFQDKLFKGYDMEIHTQIFYTTVCSCLLSFTGMIMQGNLLMAIDFVSCHHDCFFDIALLSTVATASQFFISYTIRTFGALTFATIMTTRQLLSILLSCLWFGHPLSWEQCIGAVIVFGALYARSFLNNTQKKPPLSLEKTENRASSPPKGNP; encoded by the exons ATGGATATGGCGGAGTCATTATCGGCGCCGTTAAAGGACAACAAGCTGTTCAAAGGAGTTTTTGCTGTGGGCGGAATCATGTCTACTCTCGTCATCTACGGAATATTACAG GAAAAGATCATGAGAGTTCCTTATGGACCAAACAAAGACTATTTTATATACTCATTATTTCTTGTCTTCTGCAATCGGATTACCACCTCTGCAGTCTCTGCTGGAGTTCTATTG GCAAGTAAGAAGGCATTGGACCCCGTAGCTCCACTCCATAAGTATTGTCTTGTTTCTGTGTCTAACATCCTTACAACAACTTGTCAGTACGAG GCTCTCAAATACGTCAGCTTTCCTGTTCAAACCCTGGCAAAATGTGCCAAGATGATACCTGTAATG ATCTGGGGCACTATCATCATGCAAAAGAAGTACAAAGGACAGGACTATTTCGTGGCATTCCTAGTCACACTTGGCTGTTCATTATTTATTCTATATCCG GCAGAAGGGGACACTATCCCATACAGTAGAGAAATGGAGAGCACCATTTGGGGAGTCTCTCTTATGATGGGCTATCTTGG GTTTGATGGATTTACGAGCACATTCCAGGATAAACTTTTTAAAGGCTATGATATGGAAATACACACGCAGATATTCTACACAACCGTCTGTTCTTGTCTTCTTAGTTTCACTG GTATGATTATGCAAGGCAATCTTCTCATGGCAATTGATTTCGTATCTTGCCATCATGATTGTTTCTTTGATATTGCTCTGCTTTCGACT GTAGCAACAGCTAGTCAATTCTTCATTTCGTACACAATCCGCACATTTGGTGCTCTAACCTTTGCAACCATAATGACCACAAGACAG TTGTTGAGCATTTTGCTGTCATGCTTGTGGTTTGGCCATCCCCTCAGCTGGGAGCAATGCATTGGAGCT gTCATTGTGTTTGGGGCCCTTTATGCAAGAAGCTTCTTAAATAATACTCAAAAGAAACCACCGTTAAGTTTGGAGAAGACAGAAAATAGAGCTTCAAGTCCACCAAAAGGAAATCCATAG